The Pseudomonas allokribbensis genome has a window encoding:
- a CDS encoding aspartate aminotransferase family protein: MSVEHAAVQRADFDQVMVPNYAPAAFIPVRGAGSRVWDQAGRELIDFAGGIAVNVLGHAHPALVGALTEQANKLWHVSNVFTNEPALRLAHKLIDATFAERVFFCNSGAEANEAAFKLARRVAFDRFGTEKYEIIAALNSFHGRTLFTVNVGGQSKYSDGFGPKITGITHVPYNDLAALKAAVSDKTCAVVLEPIQGEGGVLPAELAYLQGARELCDANNALLVFDEVQTGMGRTGNLFAYQHYGVVPDILTSAKSLGGGFPIAAMLTTEALAKHLVVGTHGTTYGGNPLACAVAEAVIDVINTPEVLNGVNAKHDKFKTRLQQIGEKYGLFTQVRGLGLLIGCVLSDAWKGKAKDIFNAAEKEGLMILQAGPDVIRFAPSLVVEDADIDAGLDRFERAAAKLTQA, translated from the coding sequence ATGTCCGTTGAGCACGCTGCGGTACAACGCGCCGATTTCGACCAGGTTATGGTTCCCAACTACGCGCCTGCCGCTTTCATTCCGGTGCGTGGCGCCGGTTCCCGCGTCTGGGACCAGGCCGGCCGCGAGCTGATCGACTTCGCCGGCGGCATCGCCGTCAACGTATTGGGTCACGCGCACCCGGCGCTGGTCGGTGCCTTGACCGAGCAAGCGAACAAGCTGTGGCACGTGTCCAACGTGTTCACCAACGAACCGGCCCTGCGCCTGGCGCACAAGCTGATTGACGCCACCTTCGCCGAGCGCGTGTTCTTCTGCAACTCCGGCGCCGAAGCCAACGAGGCCGCCTTCAAGCTGGCCCGTCGCGTTGCGTTTGATCGTTTTGGCACCGAGAAGTACGAAATCATCGCTGCGCTCAACAGCTTCCACGGCCGTACTCTGTTCACCGTGAACGTCGGTGGCCAGTCGAAGTACTCCGACGGTTTCGGCCCGAAAATCACCGGCATCACCCACGTGCCGTACAACGATCTGGCGGCACTGAAAGCCGCTGTTTCGGACAAGACCTGCGCGGTCGTTCTGGAACCGATCCAGGGCGAGGGCGGCGTACTGCCGGCCGAGCTGGCTTACCTGCAAGGTGCCCGTGAACTGTGCGACGCGAACAACGCGCTGCTGGTGTTCGACGAAGTGCAGACCGGCATGGGCCGCACCGGCAACCTGTTCGCCTACCAGCATTACGGTGTGGTTCCGGACATCCTGACCAGTGCCAAAAGCCTGGGCGGCGGTTTCCCGATCGCGGCGATGCTGACCACCGAAGCGCTGGCCAAGCACCTGGTCGTCGGCACGCACGGCACCACGTACGGCGGCAACCCGCTGGCGTGCGCCGTGGCCGAAGCGGTGATCGACGTGATCAACACCCCTGAGGTGCTGAACGGCGTCAACGCCAAGCACGACAAGTTCAAGACCCGCCTGCAACAGATCGGCGAGAAGTACGGCCTGTTCACCCAGGTGCGTGGCCTCGGTCTGCTGATCGGTTGCGTGCTGAGCGATGCCTGGAAAGGCAAGGCCAAGGACATCTTCAACGCCGCAGAAAAAGAAGGCCTGATGATTCTGCAGGCGGGCCCGGACGTGATCCGTTTCGCCCCGAGCCTGGTGGTTGAAGACGCGGATATCGACGCCGGTCTGGATCGCTTCGAACGTGCTGCAGCGAAACTGACCCAAGCCTGA